The Deltaproteobacteria bacterium genome window below encodes:
- a CDS encoding ASCH domain-containing protein, producing MKKIVVPGINIQWPWSQLLLSGKKTVETRGYELPAKHVGKPLVIIETAGPRGKKEAGIDRARIVGLIVFRSSFQYQSNSHWRKDHNRHLVDVDDPMFAWGKSNERWGWEVESVKVIEPHQNAPKKKGIVFTSACTISI from the coding sequence ATGAAGAAAATTGTCGTGCCCGGAATCAATATTCAGTGGCCGTGGTCCCAACTTCTCTTGTCAGGTAAGAAGACGGTAGAGACGCGCGGCTATGAATTGCCAGCGAAGCACGTTGGTAAACCTTTAGTCATTATCGAGACTGCCGGTCCGCGAGGCAAAAAAGAGGCCGGGATCGACCGAGCTAGAATCGTTGGTCTGATTGTTTTTCGATCCTCGTTCCAATATCAGTCGAACTCACATTGGCGAAAGGATCATAATCGACACCTAGTCGATGTCGATGACCCGATGTTTGCTTGGGGAAAGTCCAATGAGCGTTGGGGCTGGGAAGTCGAGTCCGTAAAGGTAATTGAGCCGCATCAGAACGCGCCAAAGAAAAAAGGCATCGTATTTACGTCTGCGTGTACGATCTCGATTTAG
- a CDS encoding DEAD/DEAH box helicase: MGKERSSNTGGDALSLAEKVLADYRDYFLSEFPVRDENLRTAISTFASSPKSPIFRGPYVEVTRIEPDGRKKEDFPIDKRILARLPFSSPYPHQAESWTKLGNGSQMNLVLTSGTGTGKTESLLVPMISDLLKSPSQKGLQAILIYPMNALLNDQHKRLTETEGGKIPLLDPAWGITAKVYSGEIAIQDRMEMQTNPPTILLTNYKMLELMLLRGEFKKMVESSGNSRLRWMFYDELHTYIGVKGAEVAYLNRRLREAAKVLPKQLHAIAASATTGKEQLDKEKLIRFASRFFGTEFSQDSIVGFPDSHEPKAPPQFSFDLEKLTVETKRNLEDALMHSFWGGRSIEDAAKRWLPNDASRKANSETENALEIQTVLKTLWPSDRKADKPSIEHRAHLLVSGAIRVSSPIGVRQFDFLAPKSESEPHYSIGLCRECGAHGWIARIHESGNLLDNNGRKPGAEPGAVWITTEPFEGADLIDIRTDTERSLILAEPVPRARRGRATPPPEEGAKRLFVLNIDQNEDGTGRGFTRCPFCAAVNPMGEQIRPILSGASSNITNLSASVLRHADQNERRLLVFADSRQDVALQAGFSNQRSHRLAVFSLLAKYTETQPVKRLVGNFSFLPFFDWCAAQIPVELIPAAEKDKRRQAAWLTLADAELRTEYFDKRSIGNLSTEPNSAEMTELEKALDKHLIRPTLTTESTSQTSPEIVCYIAVDYRGRNGTEIKQAAGDLTKVSPDFSQETATWLIRVMLDKFRATGLRTRFIANVDGPAGNGRMALLANKGRSFFESQISKIIPDFNTRADEDRITLAEQFLNILQNYNYLRKENNHWLLQDSSFMLATEGDIHECPKCRRLRFIPKGQIASGGPCINSRCDGAMTILPLETREQFFYYRLGHLVRESTPLHAVEHSGWVEGERRQKIEALFNNSSPGSAEVNLVVASPTLEMGVDLKKLPAVLLRNVPPSPASYRQRIGRAGRESKAGLAITHTRASPYDSMFFDEPNRLIKGRIGSLIMPIDNQLVISRHVYAHLLETAPSEILESLRFWRNLMFDDSSPQSEMSLEAVPSPTRFTERLIVPLSRHAIEKKDELNRVFSNCNPEDIEKIGLGVEGRLRPILDYWCIRYQQLVVEIRKASAANLTIGGASGDEASRAVKRARNQLLTHLGFNRQNGYKSVRDWAPLFFLADRGFLPRYEFPGDTLALTCFSSKEDPYEVLDDKFKAHRDWAPSAQKDRFVWALGGKFRPAYFRVEAEGKIPDRIRVCRDHNFISKNIEDVCPSCTSTSTATINLTPLQPIKVDATRDGAIGDDSEDRGVAGLDIQTYITADNGTFLDTLSEEASVNPAAGVALLHKRSNTRVIQIVSPSRFGNAETYEYCELCSALRTPPRQADQDTPAQWHSRKCPRFNQPPANGQNQSGVVLMAERERTDAIELRLPPVFGFEGDFEDSDIDIHRSLLEALLRSAREVCELGPRGEGIAADVFNDRENFLIFYDPIEGGSGTIKELWHRRDEWFETALSRVADRIDGQTNGCDCERACDRCLLDYGNQRFHLRISRHAAKRILQAFKHENKFWSESVKSSKSPDISDPVSYDNSSPLEKYFAEMVSWHFGVRGSQLRSQMDAFPHERITRPDYQSGINNRFLFIDGRDPHEKWEVLTEDFRKRNLMTFRGKAWTVLTHTSLRNCQSIIPATLKWLGVTNEVPATWSPLPPMQHGQFDNRTLNTQQVNEIVSIFKSALHMHSSGESSDFSVVDPIIGADVWSLNGFGNLFSFTDSDGKNCVVRYAVKDEYNFHDYQLGNAVMAINDISVYQVALSNQEWSKIRDVVSVVKAQI; this comes from the coding sequence ATGGGCAAAGAACGCTCGAGCAATACTGGTGGCGATGCACTTTCTTTGGCCGAGAAAGTTTTGGCGGATTACCGCGATTATTTTCTCTCAGAGTTTCCAGTGCGAGATGAAAATCTCCGCACTGCGATTTCCACTTTTGCAAGTTCGCCAAAGAGTCCAATTTTTAGAGGTCCCTATGTTGAAGTCACCCGAATAGAACCTGACGGGAGAAAAAAAGAAGACTTTCCAATCGACAAACGTATCCTTGCAAGACTCCCCTTCTCCTCACCTTACCCCCACCAAGCAGAAAGCTGGACTAAGCTAGGCAATGGGTCGCAAATGAATCTTGTGCTCACTTCGGGTACAGGTACCGGCAAAACCGAATCACTCTTAGTGCCAATGATTAGCGATCTGCTTAAGTCGCCGTCCCAAAAAGGTCTACAAGCGATTCTCATATACCCGATGAACGCCTTGCTTAACGATCAACACAAACGACTAACCGAAACTGAAGGTGGCAAAATTCCTCTATTGGACCCTGCTTGGGGCATCACCGCAAAAGTCTATTCTGGTGAAATCGCGATTCAAGATCGCATGGAAATGCAAACCAACCCACCTACAATTCTTCTGACAAATTACAAGATGCTCGAACTCATGCTTCTTCGTGGTGAATTTAAGAAAATGGTTGAGAGCTCAGGAAACTCGCGGCTTCGGTGGATGTTCTACGACGAACTTCACACCTACATTGGCGTCAAGGGAGCGGAAGTCGCATACCTCAACCGACGACTTCGTGAAGCAGCCAAGGTCTTACCCAAGCAACTGCACGCAATCGCCGCGTCCGCCACAACTGGCAAAGAACAGCTTGATAAAGAAAAACTGATTCGGTTTGCCAGTCGTTTTTTTGGGACCGAGTTTTCTCAAGATTCGATTGTCGGATTTCCAGATAGCCATGAACCCAAAGCACCGCCGCAATTCTCTTTCGATCTCGAAAAACTGACAGTTGAAACAAAGCGCAATTTAGAAGATGCGTTAATGCATTCCTTTTGGGGAGGTCGGTCAATCGAAGATGCGGCCAAACGATGGCTACCAAATGATGCCTCTCGCAAGGCGAATTCTGAGACAGAAAATGCCTTGGAAATACAAACGGTTCTCAAGACCCTTTGGCCCAGTGATAGAAAGGCCGACAAACCGTCGATTGAACATCGAGCTCACCTTCTTGTAAGCGGAGCGATTCGAGTATCTTCGCCGATTGGTGTACGTCAATTTGACTTTTTGGCGCCGAAGAGTGAATCCGAGCCACACTATTCTATAGGATTATGCCGCGAATGTGGCGCACACGGTTGGATTGCAAGGATTCATGAGTCAGGGAACCTACTTGATAACAATGGACGTAAACCGGGCGCAGAGCCCGGCGCAGTGTGGATAACGACGGAGCCGTTTGAAGGCGCAGACCTCATTGACATAAGAACAGACACAGAACGAAGTTTAATTCTTGCAGAACCTGTACCGCGCGCACGACGAGGTAGGGCCACTCCACCGCCTGAAGAAGGTGCAAAAAGACTCTTCGTACTGAACATTGACCAAAACGAGGATGGAACAGGCCGCGGGTTCACCCGATGCCCGTTCTGCGCAGCTGTTAACCCTATGGGCGAACAGATTAGACCGATTCTCTCTGGAGCATCATCTAATATCACCAATCTCTCGGCATCAGTACTTAGGCATGCAGACCAGAATGAAAGACGCCTTCTTGTGTTTGCTGACTCGCGCCAGGATGTTGCTTTGCAGGCAGGGTTTTCGAACCAGCGATCGCACCGCCTTGCGGTGTTTTCGCTACTTGCAAAGTACACTGAAACTCAGCCTGTAAAGAGACTCGTCGGTAACTTTTCATTTCTGCCTTTTTTTGATTGGTGCGCGGCTCAGATACCCGTCGAACTGATCCCCGCTGCTGAGAAAGACAAACGAAGACAGGCGGCATGGCTAACACTTGCCGACGCTGAATTGCGCACAGAGTACTTTGACAAACGATCTATTGGAAATCTTTCGACTGAGCCCAATTCAGCTGAGATGACTGAATTAGAAAAGGCCCTAGACAAACACCTCATTCGGCCTACTCTCACGACAGAAAGCACATCTCAAACTAGTCCCGAGATTGTATGCTACATCGCCGTTGACTATCGAGGACGAAACGGAACTGAAATTAAACAGGCAGCCGGCGATTTAACAAAAGTGTCGCCTGACTTTTCGCAAGAGACCGCAACATGGCTCATTCGAGTTATGCTCGATAAGTTTCGGGCCACTGGACTTAGAACCCGGTTTATCGCAAACGTCGATGGACCCGCCGGCAACGGACGCATGGCTCTTCTTGCAAACAAAGGGCGTTCTTTCTTTGAGTCCCAAATCTCAAAAATTATTCCCGATTTTAACACTCGTGCAGACGAAGACCGGATTACCCTAGCAGAGCAGTTTTTAAACATCCTTCAAAACTACAATTACCTGAGAAAGGAAAACAACCATTGGCTGCTCCAAGACTCATCTTTCATGTTGGCGACTGAGGGCGATATCCATGAATGCCCAAAGTGCCGAAGACTTCGATTTATCCCGAAAGGTCAGATAGCGAGTGGCGGTCCATGTATCAACTCCAGATGCGACGGCGCGATGACAATCTTGCCTTTAGAAACGAGAGAGCAGTTTTTCTACTACCGGCTTGGCCATCTCGTGCGCGAGTCAACGCCACTTCATGCTGTCGAACACTCAGGCTGGGTGGAAGGCGAACGAAGACAAAAGATTGAAGCCCTGTTTAACAATTCATCGCCAGGCTCAGCTGAAGTGAATCTAGTTGTCGCTAGCCCAACTTTAGAGATGGGTGTCGACCTTAAAAAATTGCCGGCAGTGCTTTTGCGAAATGTTCCACCTAGCCCGGCGAGCTACCGACAAAGAATTGGTAGAGCCGGCAGGGAATCGAAAGCTGGTCTAGCGATCACCCACACTCGAGCCTCGCCATACGACTCGATGTTTTTTGATGAGCCAAATCGGCTGATAAAAGGTCGAATTGGAAGCCTCATCATGCCAATTGACAACCAGCTTGTAATTTCGCGTCACGTTTACGCGCATTTGCTTGAAACAGCACCATCTGAAATTTTGGAATCGCTAAGGTTTTGGCGGAACCTCATGTTTGATGACAGTAGTCCACAGTCAGAAATGAGTCTTGAGGCCGTACCAAGTCCAACGAGATTTACAGAGCGCTTGATCGTGCCGCTATCAAGACACGCAATTGAAAAAAAGGATGAACTGAACCGAGTCTTTAGTAACTGTAATCCCGAGGATATAGAAAAAATCGGATTGGGCGTTGAGGGCAGGCTTAGGCCAATTCTTGACTATTGGTGCATTCGCTACCAACAACTGGTTGTCGAAATTCGAAAGGCAAGTGCCGCAAACCTAACTATTGGTGGAGCTTCAGGAGACGAAGCTAGCCGCGCTGTAAAAAGAGCACGGAACCAACTTTTAACTCATTTGGGCTTCAATCGACAAAACGGATACAAGTCAGTTAGAGACTGGGCTCCCTTGTTTTTTCTGGCTGATCGCGGATTTTTACCTAGGTATGAGTTCCCAGGAGACACACTCGCGCTCACATGCTTTTCAAGTAAAGAGGACCCCTACGAGGTTCTTGACGACAAATTCAAAGCACATAGAGACTGGGCACCAAGTGCACAAAAAGACAGATTTGTATGGGCTCTTGGGGGCAAATTTAGACCTGCCTATTTTAGGGTCGAAGCCGAGGGAAAGATTCCAGACCGAATCCGAGTTTGTCGGGATCACAATTTCATTTCTAAGAATATTGAAGACGTGTGTCCAAGTTGTACTTCAACTTCAACAGCCACTATCAACCTAACTCCTCTTCAGCCAATCAAGGTTGATGCTACTCGAGACGGCGCCATTGGCGACGATTCTGAAGACCGCGGCGTTGCTGGTCTAGATATTCAAACCTATATTACTGCTGATAATGGTACATTTTTAGATACGCTCTCGGAAGAAGCGAGTGTCAACCCAGCAGCCGGCGTAGCTCTTTTGCACAAGCGCTCAAATACTCGAGTTATTCAAATTGTTTCACCTAGCCGATTTGGCAATGCGGAGACCTACGAATACTGCGAACTATGTTCAGCCCTAAGGACACCACCTCGACAAGCCGATCAAGACACTCCGGCACAATGGCACTCAAGAAAATGCCCTCGTTTCAATCAACCGCCGGCCAACGGGCAAAATCAATCAGGCGTAGTGCTAATGGCTGAAAGAGAGCGAACTGACGCTATCGAGCTAAGGCTACCACCAGTCTTTGGTTTTGAAGGTGATTTTGAAGATTCGGACATCGACATTCATCGATCGCTTTTGGAAGCTCTCCTGAGATCCGCACGTGAGGTCTGCGAACTTGGACCTCGCGGTGAAGGTATTGCTGCTGATGTTTTCAATGACCGCGAGAATTTTTTAATATTTTACGATCCTATTGAAGGCGGCTCGGGAACGATAAAAGAATTGTGGCACCGGCGAGATGAGTGGTTTGAAACAGCACTAAGCCGAGTCGCCGATCGAATAGATGGTCAAACAAACGGTTGTGATTGCGAGCGGGCCTGTGACCGTTGCCTACTTGACTATGGTAATCAAAGATTTCACCTGCGAATTTCTCGACATGCAGCAAAGCGCATTTTACAAGCCTTCAAACACGAAAATAAGTTTTGGTCAGAATCTGTCAAATCATCAAAGTCGCCGGATATTTCTGACCCTGTTAGCTATGACAATTCCTCGCCTTTAGAAAAATATTTTGCGGAGATGGTCTCTTGGCACTTTGGCGTGCGCGGCAGCCAACTGCGCTCCCAAATGGATGCTTTCCCGCACGAACGAATAACACGTCCAGACTATCAATCTGGGATTAACAATCGGTTTCTATTTATAGATGGGCGAGATCCACACGAAAAATGGGAAGTTTTAACCGAGGATTTTCGAAAAAGAAATTTAATGACGTTCAGAGGTAAAGCCTGGACGGTGCTTACTCACACTTCACTTCGAAATTGCCAATCGATTATCCCTGCGACATTGAAATGGCTTGGCGTAACAAACGAAGTACCGGCGACTTGGTCGCCGCTGCCTCCGATGCAACATGGTCAATTTGATAATCGGACGCTCAATACACAACAAGTGAATGAAATCGTCAGTATTTTCAAATCTGCGCTTCACATGCACTCGTCTGGTGAGTCTTCCGATTTCTCAGTTGTCGATCCAATCATCGGCGCCGATGTTTGGTCACTTAATGGGTTCGGGAATTTGTTTTCTTTTACCGATAGCGATGGGAAAAACTGCGTAGTTCGGTATGCTGTTAAGGACGAATACAATTTTCATGACTACCAGCTTGGAAACGCGGTCATGGCGATAAATGATATTTCAGTCTATCAGGTGGCGCTAAGCAATCAGGAGTGGTCAAAAATCCGAGATGTTGTAAGCGTGGTAAAGGCGCAAATCTAA
- a CDS encoding DEAD/DEAH box helicase family protein, whose translation MAAKDLAVGSLVNWRSLNWIVEEISKTHLELLPHDPIQQKAIGRVKIARALTPESSIEVIENNQALIFPSDDERASWDPTTLRLAILPFLRFPSWAKKDRLLWSTAVKIQEIDRQLVPLHFALEQKHPRLMIADDVGLGKTTEAAVIINEFLARSMAKRVLIVCPAQLINKKWMPELNQRFGLSFSAIDGDNLANVYGSMQLNANENPFTLLDRVVVSLDWAKQPFIRSRLKESPWDLVIIDECHRVADRSDAPSGVAMRARLARELAQSTKGLVIMSATPHDGNPASFQSLIDLLKTENPLLPKPAKPIVIRRLRRDLSHASAALAPEPKFMRFHPHKNWENIANEIDKLVEAISTEDKQSPRELLRIVLLKRFMSSPQALSDTLNLKGVDDREDDISDDGMVSSFLETPAGAKNKEKISKLIKELEEQDSKFETLLNYLKTDVPKNDNFIIFTEFESTARYLAKRFNELSRFDRKVLVATGADREELELSLRKFKAQNKTILIATDALSEGVDLQHNCHRLLHYDLPFRPYRLEQRNGRIDRMGQEHKPIIHLLTPYEDSLVKWTKSKDSKSAQSVLSDTLSIVRLYGFLVQQANALNNSLVPVLEALAINEQSEMDLISKVTSTLKKADTLSPDQYDVSLTSKFKGKDYDFADNASIKSLSWATQKEVDLDVDLLSRVKSKLFNILQTYWVESGTAEVSIETNSAATKIVGSAGAEIWGRIRPEQKRSDKKISLALKTKEDCVYTESTEVFSWAHAIWDELEQATYWQTKSRESVNVVLSNIQSQKPQVLFIVRSKAGLNLYLFEKQTNWITQPADAAILVLSEELHELGRTNITRAAPRRAHRDWVTDRYEKLNSNLKHDDKILGVIVRDEN comes from the coding sequence GTGGCCGCGAAAGATTTAGCAGTAGGTTCACTCGTTAACTGGCGCAGCCTTAATTGGATTGTTGAAGAGATTAGTAAAACTCATCTCGAACTTTTACCGCATGACCCTATTCAGCAGAAGGCCATCGGCCGAGTGAAAATTGCTCGCGCCCTTACACCTGAAAGTTCGATTGAAGTAATCGAGAACAATCAGGCCCTAATTTTCCCTTCAGACGACGAACGCGCCTCATGGGACCCAACAACTCTTCGGCTTGCCATTCTGCCTTTCTTGCGATTTCCCTCTTGGGCTAAAAAAGACCGTCTTCTTTGGTCGACTGCGGTCAAGATACAGGAAATCGATCGACAGCTCGTTCCACTTCACTTCGCACTCGAACAAAAACATCCGCGACTTATGATTGCCGACGACGTCGGTCTTGGAAAAACCACCGAAGCCGCAGTGATAATAAACGAGTTTCTTGCTCGCTCAATGGCCAAACGGGTGCTTATTGTTTGCCCGGCTCAGCTTATAAACAAAAAATGGATGCCCGAACTTAATCAGCGATTCGGGCTATCGTTTTCTGCAATAGACGGCGACAATCTCGCAAACGTTTACGGATCAATGCAACTCAACGCAAATGAAAACCCGTTCACACTACTCGACAGAGTCGTAGTGAGTTTAGACTGGGCCAAACAGCCGTTCATTCGTTCCAGACTAAAAGAATCACCCTGGGATTTAGTAATTATAGACGAGTGCCATCGGGTAGCCGACAGAAGTGATGCTCCGTCAGGGGTTGCGATGCGTGCGCGACTCGCAAGGGAGCTCGCGCAAAGCACAAAAGGCCTAGTAATCATGTCGGCCACTCCCCATGACGGAAATCCTGCGTCGTTTCAATCACTAATCGATCTGCTAAAAACAGAAAATCCGCTATTACCGAAGCCAGCAAAGCCAATCGTGATTCGTCGGTTAAGACGAGATTTATCACACGCAAGTGCCGCGCTCGCGCCAGAACCAAAATTTATGAGATTTCACCCACACAAAAACTGGGAAAACATCGCAAATGAAATCGATAAGCTCGTCGAAGCGATTTCAACTGAAGACAAACAATCCCCGCGAGAACTGCTCCGAATAGTGCTTTTAAAGCGCTTCATGTCATCCCCCCAAGCACTTTCCGACACGTTAAATCTTAAGGGTGTTGATGACCGAGAAGACGACATCTCAGATGACGGGATGGTGTCTTCATTTTTAGAAACACCTGCCGGAGCAAAGAACAAAGAAAAAATATCGAAGCTTATAAAGGAACTGGAAGAGCAAGATTCAAAATTTGAAACGCTCCTTAACTATCTTAAAACTGACGTGCCTAAGAATGATAACTTCATCATTTTCACGGAATTCGAATCAACTGCTAGGTACCTGGCAAAAAGATTTAACGAATTAAGTCGCTTTGATCGAAAGGTCCTAGTTGCGACCGGTGCTGATCGAGAGGAACTTGAACTGTCACTTAGAAAGTTTAAGGCGCAAAACAAAACGATTCTCATCGCAACAGATGCGCTTTCTGAAGGCGTCGATCTTCAACACAATTGCCATCGGCTCCTTCACTACGATCTACCATTTCGGCCCTATCGCCTAGAGCAACGAAACGGGCGTATCGACCGGATGGGGCAAGAGCATAAACCGATAATTCATCTTTTAACGCCGTATGAAGATAGCCTAGTCAAATGGACAAAATCCAAGGACTCCAAGTCGGCGCAAAGTGTACTTTCTGACACATTATCGATTGTACGGCTATACGGCTTTCTCGTACAGCAAGCCAACGCACTAAATAACTCGCTAGTCCCAGTTCTTGAAGCGCTCGCTATCAATGAACAAAGTGAAATGGATTTGATTTCAAAAGTTACTTCAACGCTAAAGAAAGCTGACACACTTTCGCCGGACCAATACGACGTTTCACTAACGAGCAAGTTTAAAGGAAAAGACTATGACTTCGCTGATAATGCGAGCATTAAGAGTTTGTCCTGGGCTACCCAAAAGGAAGTTGACCTAGATGTCGACCTCTTGTCCCGCGTAAAATCGAAACTGTTTAATATTCTCCAAACATATTGGGTCGAAAGCGGAACCGCAGAAGTTTCCATAGAAACAAATAGTGCTGCGACAAAAATTGTCGGTAGCGCCGGTGCCGAAATTTGGGGCCGAATTCGGCCAGAGCAAAAGCGATCTGATAAGAAAATCAGTCTTGCTCTCAAGACAAAAGAAGACTGCGTCTACACTGAATCGACCGAAGTATTCTCATGGGCCCATGCAATTTGGGACGAGCTTGAACAAGCGACCTACTGGCAAACAAAAAGCCGCGAATCGGTAAATGTAGTTCTCTCTAATATTCAATCACAGAAGCCGCAAGTACTGTTCATTGTGCGATCAAAAGCTGGATTGAATCTCTACCTATTTGAAAAACAAACTAACTGGATAACGCAACCGGCAGATGCGGCGATATTGGTACTAAGTGAAGAACTACATGAACTTGGCAGAACGAACATCACTCGAGCAGCGCCTCGACGCGCGCACCGTGATTGGGTTACCGATCGATATGAGAAACTTAATAGTAATCTGAAACACGATGACAAAATACTTGGCGTGATAGTCCGAGACGAGAATTGA
- a CDS encoding DUF1016 family protein — MKSYNRVMLGRKSIYAEECLEGGFIGTDFLSAINLSGKLPEEWRDFNRDNIPNYLKEHPEKSKVTAGLACAALWTIAKGLPKGSIVLSPNGEGQYMVGEIISEYSYHPGKTLPHRRLVKWFPNPVDRKSMSEPLRNSTGAIGTVCDITRYAEEIDRLIGGQSAPIVTTSSPEIESPSEFVLEKHLEDFLVENWNQTDLSKKYDIYEEDGEVVGKQYRVDNGWIDILAISKDKKELLVVELKKGRTNDAVVGQVQRYMGYVLEELAEPDQKVRGVIIAMEDDINIRRALKVARDIEFFRYQVSFKLSKVA, encoded by the coding sequence ATGAAAAGCTACAACCGAGTAATGCTGGGCCGTAAGTCAATTTACGCCGAAGAATGCCTGGAAGGTGGCTTTATAGGTACCGACTTTCTTTCAGCAATAAATCTGTCGGGCAAACTTCCAGAAGAATGGCGGGACTTCAACCGCGACAATATTCCAAATTACCTCAAAGAACATCCAGAAAAGAGCAAAGTTACCGCTGGTCTCGCTTGCGCGGCATTATGGACAATCGCGAAGGGCTTACCAAAAGGTTCGATTGTGCTTTCACCAAATGGTGAAGGCCAATATATGGTTGGCGAAATCATATCTGAATACAGTTACCACCCTGGCAAGACGCTTCCTCACCGCAGACTCGTAAAGTGGTTCCCTAACCCTGTAGACAGAAAATCTATGAGCGAACCTTTGCGCAACTCAACGGGCGCGATTGGCACAGTCTGCGATATCACGCGATATGCAGAGGAAATTGACCGTCTTATTGGCGGTCAGTCTGCACCGATTGTGACAACCAGCAGTCCGGAAATCGAGAGCCCGTCTGAGTTTGTACTTGAAAAACACTTAGAAGACTTTCTCGTTGAAAATTGGAATCAAACAGACCTTAGCAAAAAATATGACATATACGAAGAAGATGGCGAGGTCGTCGGAAAGCAGTATCGCGTCGACAACGGCTGGATCGACATTCTTGCGATCAGCAAGGATAAAAAGGAACTTCTCGTCGTCGAACTAAAAAAAGGCCGAACTAACGACGCTGTAGTTGGCCAGGTACAGCGCTACATGGGATATGTTCTTGAGGAACTTGCTGAGCCAGATCAGAAAGTCCGTGGCGTAATAATAGCGATGGAGGATGACATCAATATCCGCCGAGCATTGAAAGTCGCACGTGACATAGAGTTTTTCAGATATCAAGTCAGTTTCAAGCTCAGCAAAGTGGCCTAA